CTGATGTGGCAAAAGCATGCTTTTTTTTATCAAGGGAAGACGCCGACTTCATTACTGGAGAAAATGTCATTATCGATGGGGGAATGACTCGAAAAATGATTTATCATTACTAAATCACAGTTTTCATTCTGGAGATAGGCGTCTAGCTTTTCCAGACGAATACGGATTGTGAACAGATTTTATTTAGCTGATGCAACACAGACAGAAGGAGATTATCATATGAAAACAATTAAATTTATTGCAACCGATATGGATGGAACATTACTAGATAATAGTCGTAAAGTTTCAGAGGAAAGTGTTCGTGCTATAAAAGAAGCTCAAAAGGCAGGTATAACAGTAGTTGTAGCAACAGGGCGTGATTACACAGAAGCGATTACACCATTAAAAGAAGCTGGTCTACGTCTTCCTCTCATTTGTGTAAACGGAGCAGATATAAGAGAAGAAGATGGAAACGTTATTCAGCAACAATCGCTGTCAAAAGATCAATTTAACGTCATTAATCGTATTTTACAAGAAGAAAATATTTATTTTGAAATAACGACATCTAAAGGGACATATACAAATAACGAAAAACGGGGATTAGAGTTAGTCGTCGATTTGTTAAAAACCACTGGAGAATTTTCGTCAGACGAGGAAGCGATGACGTTAGCTGAGAAAAGATTTGAGCAAGGAGCTGTTTTTCGAACAGATGATTATCATGAGATTTTACGAGGAGAAGGGACCCTATTGCTAAAAGTATTGGCTTTTTCAACTGACCGTGAAAAACGTGAACGGGCAGAAGCTAAATTGGCTCAAGAATTAAATATTAGCGTCAGTGCTTCAGCAAGAGATAATTTAGAAATTACCCATCAGTATGCAACAAAAGGTAAGGGTATCGAGATAATGACAAAACGTTTTAGTTTAGACGTCTCAGAAGCCATGGTAGTGGGCGATAACTTTAATGATGTCTCAATGATGCAAATAGCAGGTTATGCTGTAGCTATGGGAAATGCTGAAAAAGAGATCAAACAGTTATGTGATTTCACCACAGCGACTAATGGAGAAGATGGCGTAGCTAAAGCCATACGTTCAGTTATCACTCATCAATTGCAAGACTAACAATGCAAAAAGCAAAGAAGAGCCCTGCCAGAGATGGAGGGGCTCTTTTTAGACGGTGTGTAGTATTAAGCTACTTTTTTATCGCTGTTAGTGCGTCGATATCTTGCTTGGACAATATCTTTAAGAAAATAAGTGATAAAAAATATCCCAATTAAACTATAGCCTGTGGAAAAGTCAATAGCGGCTCCGAAAGCCATTTCAGGAGCATGCATGAGTCCGACAAAACTTAATAAGGCACCGACAAATGCAAAGAGAGCTGCTTTTAAATAGTCGTGATCTATAATAAACACAGTCATAGCACCTAAGATAATCCCAGTAAACATAGCACCTTGCCCTAAAGGTACAATGCCTGCCGATATATCTGCCAGCGCGTCAGGGGCACGGTTTTCAAAACGAGTCATTAAATAATTTGCAAAGTATGGAAGCATGGCAATAGCGACAGCAGGATAATATTTTTCTTTGTTCGTGCTGAAAGCTGAACTTACCATTGATATACCGACAAAAACAAGGATAGGAGCAACGACAGCAACGGGTAAAATAGCACTTAAAGCCGCAATGACACCGAAAAGGGCCCCTAATCCAAGAACAAAAGCATTTAATAAACTATACCCACGGCCAGCACCCATTTTCTTTGACCCTACTGTTGCTATATAGACGGTAGTAGGAAATAAGCCCCCGAACATGGAGCCGACCATTGTGCCAACGCCATCAACGGCTTGACATTCTTTAACATCATAAATATCACCCTCAGCTTTCATTGCTTCAACATTGTTCATCGTTTCGACAGCATTGTAAATCGTGATTGGTAAAATAACAGCTAATAAGGCAATCATAGCACCGAACAAGTATTGAAACCCTTCTACAACAGCAAAGGAAGGGAGAAATGGATAAAAGCCTAGATGGGATAGTCCTTCTTGAATTGCTGCTGTCTCAGAATAGCCAAATCCGAATGCTAAGGCTGTCCCAATGATCATAGCAAACAATGAGGCTGGTATTCGAAATGGCAGGCTTACCTTGCCAACAATACCAAGCAAAATAATGGCTAACACGACTAAACCGATGACAGGCATCTCAAGAGACGTAAAGAGCATTTCGCCTGCGATAAAAGATAATGCGACACCAGCGAGAGCACCAAGCATGGCGGCCCGTGGAAGATTTTTTTGAATCCATCGTCCTGTAAAGCTAGCAAGTACTTCAATCAAACCGCTTAAAAAGGCAGCAGCCACTGAGATCTTCCACGCTAGTTCATAATCCCCAGTTAAGGAGTAAGCCGGAACGAGAACACCGAATAGGAATATAAACATAACAGGTGTACTTATTCCATAAGATAGGGCTGTTACATCGCTTCTGTTTTCTTTTTTGGCGAGACGTTTAGCCATATAGGCATAATAAATATTTCCGAAAATGACAGCTACCGCTGCACCAGGGATAACATGACCGAACACGAGGTGTGCGGGAAAGCCCAAACCTAGCATAGTGACAGTAATAATGACAAAGTTGGCTAAATTATTTTGAAAAAGGGCAAAAAAAGCATCTATATCTTCTCTTTTAAAAATAGGGTAATGGACAGTATTTGTAGGCATGTAACTACTCCTTTTAACGTGTATGAATGTTTAACACTAATAACCGTACAATGCTAAATCTTTTATATCAAATGTTCATATTTTGAAAATGACTGTAGTGAAGCACGGTGAATCATAGAGAATCAGCGAAATCTTGTGAAAGGTTTTCGCATCATTTAGCTGAAGACGAGTTTTCCTGACAGCCCTCCCCGATTGTAGCTGAAAATCACTACATTAGTCGTTCTTCCAAGAAGTATTTTGTATTATGAGATGGCTCGGTATGTAGTAGTGCTGTTTAAAGACACGTTTTTTCTACAAACTGAACTTGTTTATTAGCTAATGAGGCGATGCGTGCTAAAGATTCCACACGAATACCTTGTTTCTCTAGTTCACTTCGACCAGGTTGAAAGGATTTTTCGATGACAATACCGATTCCTACAACAGAGGTGCCAGCTTGTTGAGCAATGTCGATAAGTCCTTTTGCGGCTTGGCCATTAGCAAGAAAGTCATCAATGATTAGCAAGTTATCATTCGGTCTAATTAAATCACCGCTCACCGAAATAGTATTTTTCTGTTTTTTTGTATATGATTCAACAGTCGCTGAAATAAGATTATCAACCATCGTGAGCGATTGCCGCTTACGGGCAAATACCAACTCGCATCCTATTACGAGAGAAGTCATAAGTGCAGGGGCGATTCCCGAAGATTCTAAAGTTAAAATTTTGGTGATGTTTTCATCTTTGAATCTATCTGCAAACTCTTCACCGATCTCTTTCATTAAGTGGGGGTTAATACCATGATTAAGAAAAGAATCTACTTTTAATACATTGTCATTAATAACGGTTCCTTCTGCTAAAATGGTTTCATATAAACGTTTCATGAAAATAAACCTCCTGAAAAACTCCTAAAACCAGAAAAAAACATTTTGCTCACATCTCTAAAAGAGTGAACAAAATGCCGAGTGTTTAAAGTATACTCATACAGGGAAAGTGAATTTGCAATAGTACACTTAAATGGTGTACTTGCTCACTAACCCTAACTCAGTTTGATCACTCGTAGTCAGACAATTTATGGTCGCCTGGTAGAGACTCGTGAGCCATATTCTCACAGTTATACGAGTTCAATTTTTTATAAAGATGGATTGATTATATCATAATGGTGATGCACTGCAAGAGATAATTTGAACGTTTCTGAAAAGTAGCAGGAAATAATCTTTATTGAGTCATAAACGTTCGTAATTGCAAAATATTAAATTAAGGTCACAAGATTTAATCGGTCAACGAATTTATCTGTAGTTATAAAGTAGGAAGGTGATGACTATGTTTAAAAAATTATTCGGGTTAGATAAAAAGACAAAATACAAGGCAGAGTTGCCCAAGGCTGACGGAAAAGATACCCTGTTAAGTCCTGTTAATGGTGAACTCGTTCCGCTTTCAGAGGTTCCTGACCCAACCTTTTCTAAACAAATGATGGGTGATGGCATTGCAGTTATGCCTTCTGATGGTCGTATCGTTGCACCTGTACATGGGGAAGTGATTCAAGTATTTCCAACTAAGCACGCAATAGGATTAAAGACGGTAAATGGTATTGAGATCCTCATTCATATTGGTATTGAGACTGTTTCTTTGCAAGGCGAGGGGTTTAAAGCTTTCGTAAAAGAAGGAAGCACAGTCGCTCCAGGAGACAAATTGATTGAGTTCGATATAGATTCAGTCAAAGAAAAGGCAGAGAGTTTGTTAACACCAGTTATTATTACAAATGGAGAAGATGTAGAGACTATAGAGAAATATGAGATTCAAGCGGTGAAAGCAGGAGAAACGGCTATTATGATGTTAACTAGCAAGTAAAGAAGTAAGAGAAGAGACCCTATATATTAGATAAACCGGCAGTGGTGATATTCGTCACCCTGCCGGTTTATCTGTAAAATAGTGATATCTATTAAAAACTAGGATAGACGTAAGGGCTATCTGGTTCTTCCACTTCTTGAATGTGAGCATCGACAAGAACAGGTATTGGTTGATCATTATAATGATCTTTTTTTATTGTTCCTCTCGCATAAATCCATGTATCCTCTTCAAATCTACTACTTTCTTCACTTTCTATCATAGTCCCATATACGGAAGCGTCAGCCGTGCAACATGTCATAGCAAACCTCGCCGCAACTATCTGGTTTGAGTGAAAATCAGTTTCACGGTAAGCAAAACCAACAATCTCCATTTCTTTCCCTATAAAATCATCCAAGTAAAGATCTAAAACAGTCATTACATCTAAGTAGTTGTCTTCAGTAACTTCAATAACCGTATTGTTCATTAATTCCTCGTACAATTCCGCATAGTAATCATCAAACCAGCCTTCATCGTAAATGTCTTCAAATTGGTAATGTTCTTCCTCATCAGATTGGGCAGTTAAATTCTCCATATAACCCTCAGGGTCTTCCAAAAATGCCTCTGCTCGTGAAGTGCTACCATTATTTCCTTGAGCAGTTTTATCTACGGAATTATCGTTATCTGTCGCTGAAGAGGGAGAACCACCGCCTCCAAATTGTATCCCTCTATTGGCAGCGACAGAGCTATCCAAGGATCTGTCTGGAAGAGCAAACCCTAGTACGATAGGAAGTATGAAAATGCTATAAATTATCGTTTTAACCCAAGAAGGGCCTTTAATATGGTGATCATGCTCACATGCACATTCATGATGGTCGTGATCCGTTTTGGTTGTACTTCTAAATACTTGTATAATTCCAAGCAGAAAGAAAACGACAAGAGCAAAATAAATGAATGGCATCATCGTTGGCGCAATGTAATAGACAATGTTGCCTGTTAAAATTAAATGAAGCATGAGCATAGCGAATCCAACGAGAATGATCCCTTGTATGAAGGCGTGAAATGAATGATCATATGGTTGTTTCATAAGAAACCTCCTAAATTATAAGATCCAGCCTGATAACAGTATAACAGCAGAAAACACACAAAACGTCACTGTCACCATAAAGATAAGAACAAACCGAACTTTAAAAAATGCAAATAGCATAAACGTATTTTTTAAATCAAGCATCGGCCCGTAGACGAGAAATGCCACAAGTGAGGCATCTGTAAATGAGGAGCCGAATGAAGAAGCGACAAAAGCATCTGCCTCAGAACATAATGATAGTAAATACGCAAATACCATCATTACAAAGGTTGAAGAGTATTCATTGCTACCAATTGTCTCCAGTAAACTTCTGTCAAGAAATGTTTGAAAGAGAGCAGCTATAAATGCACCGAGAATTAAGTATTTTCCCATCATAAAAAATTCATCGACAGCATGATACATGGTATTACGCAGTTGAGTTAAAACACTCGCTTTTTTCACTTGTTTAAGATCTTCGCCCCCATCAATGTGCACGTGATGATTTGCTAGGGAGACGTTTATCTGACTTCGTAGCTGATTAGGTCTAGATTTAAAAATACTATAAAGAATAGCTCCAATAATAATCGATAATACGAAAGCCAGTCCCATACGTGTGTACAGTATCGTCTGATTTGTTCTAAATGCATAATACGTTGATGCAAAGACGACTGGGTTCAAGATAGGAGCCGCTACGAGAAAGACGATTCCAACATGAAGGGGCATTCCTTTTTTAATTAACCGTCTCACGACTGGGACGATAGCACACTCACAAAGAGGAAGGATAGCCCCAAGCATTGCCGCAGGTACTAATGCGCCCCAGGCATTTTTCGGTAGAAATCGTTTGATAGTCTTCTCGGATACATAAAGTTGTATAAGAGCAGAGGCAAAAACACCTAGCAATATAAAAGGAATAGCTTCTAACACAATACTCAGAAAAATAGTATTTACATTAATCCATGCAGATGGAAGGGCCTCGGCATAGTCGCTTGTACTCACTCTGTCACTAAACAAAAATAAGATAAGAAAGAGTAAAAGTAAACCAAGGCCTAATAGGTCTTTTCCAATAATTTTTCCTTGTGATGGTTTCATAATAGTGAACTCCTGACGACTATTTCTATTAAACTTACAACATTTTAGCAAATCCTTGTCGTTTAGTAAATGAGGTTAAGTTCTCTTTTACTCTGCGACTATTATACGAAGAATAAGTAGTCACTAAAGACTTAGGATATAAAAATAGCGAGCATCTGTAAAGGATGGCTCGCCTCATACGCTTAAATGTCTACGACAGTACTAGGGTCAATATATAGATAAACAAAAATGGCTAGAGCGAAACAGTAAAGGGCAAAATAGATAAGCTTACTACGTTTAAGAAATTCAATTAGCCAGATAATTCCTAAAATAGAAAAGAAAAATGTGACAACGAAAGCGACAAATAAATTTAAAGGTCCGATATAAGTTACCATCTCTGCTGTAAATTCGTCCAGCGCCATAACAGTTGAGCCTAGAATAACAGGTATGGAAAGTAAGAAAGAATACCTAACAGCCGTTTCTCTGTTCAAACCGGCCAATAATGAAACGACAAGAGTAGAACCAGAGCGGGAGATACCCGGAATAACGGCAAGCGTTTGTCCAAGGCCAACAATGATAGCATCGATCATTGTCATCGACGATTCATCTTTTAAACCCGTTTTATGAAACCGTTCGATAAAAATAAGAGCTAAACCTGTCACTGTAAGAGCACTTGCTATCATAGCTGGTGTTTTCATTGCATCACTAATAACATCTGATAGAAGCATCCCTAAAACACCCGTAATGAATGTTGCAACTAGAAGGTATATCCCGAAGAAAAACAAGGGTTTATCCTGCGTTGAACGGTGAAAAAGAAAGGCAAAAAACCCCCGTACAACCTCCCAAAGATCTTTCCAAAAATAAAGTATAACAGCTAGTACAGATGCGAGGTGTAAAAAAATCTCAAATGAAAGTCCTGGAAATGTGTAGCCTAGCAAAAGTTGGGTAATGACGATATGCGCGGTACTTGATATGGGAAGGAATTCACTGATTCCTTGAACAATCCCGAATATAATCGCTTCTATAAGTGACAAAACAAATCTTCCTCTCTGGCATTTATGTAACTATAATTATGATCAGTTAGCCGATGATTAAAATTCACTAATTTATATTTTATCAGAAGCATAGAGAATAGAATATGTATTATTTTAAAAAAGTGCAACTTTTAAAAAAAGAGTAGGTTGTCTTATAATAAAATAAGAAGATATGATTCTGTTAGGCAAGCTTACTTAACTTCTATGTTCTGATAAAAGGAAATATGAATGTTATTTTAAAAGAAAAGGAGTCGTTTAATGAGAGGCCGCCGAATTTTGTCAATAATGATTTTTGTAGCAGCTATCGTAATAGGGGGCTATGTGATCTATGAAGAGATAAAAGATAATAATAGTGATAAAAATGAACAGTTCCTCAACGACTATTTAGAAAGCGGAGGGATTGAAAGAGAAGGCGTTGAAGATTTAGAAGATGACCAAACAGCAATGCAGCCAGGCACACCTGCCAAAGATTTTACGTTAACAAAATTAAATAGTAAGGAAACGATCACATTGTCTGATTTAAGGGGGAACTATGTGATTCTAAACATGTGGGCATCTTGGTGCCCGCCATGTCGCGATGAAATGCCTGATTTTATAAAGTTCTATGAAGAGTATCAAGATGAAAATGTTGTCATTGTTGCGGTTAACATGACCACGGAAGAACGTTCAGTGGACAATGTTCAACAATTTGTGAATGATTTTAACATTCCCTTTTACATTCTATTAGATGAGGAAGGAGAAGTTAAAGAAAGTTATGATATCCATTATTTGCCTACCACATTAATCATTGATCCGGATGGAAAGGTAGCCGTCCGTCGGCCAGGACATCTTAACTATGACATGCTTGTGGACTACTATGAGGAAGTGAAACAAAGCGACGAGACAACAGGAAGATAACTGCAGGAATTTTTCTAATTGCTGCAGTTAATGTCTCTATACGCTGGTTTGTGATGAAATAAGACTGAGAGCCAAATGTGTTTGGCTCTCAATTTAGTTATATGCGATGGTTGTTGTATGTTGATTTTTTTACTAACGCATGAAGCTGTTGTTTTATGTCTAGTGGAATAGGCGAAGCATGGCTACTTTTAACATTTTCTATAAGTTGCTCAGGTTTGCTAGCTCCGGCAATAGCTGAAGCTACAGGTGATTGATCCATCACATAACGAAGTGCCAGCTGCTGCATAGAAATACCCGCTTCTTCTGCAAGTGCTTTTAGCTTTGGTAAAAGTTGTAATAACTCTGTTTCTGTATAATCTAAATAGCCATCAGTACTGAGCTTTTTTTCAAATTTATCAGTCAAAAGACCTTTTGCTACAGGCCCGCGGGCAATGATGGAAATGTTATATTTCTCAAATAATGAAAACCATTCTTCTGGTCGTCTATCTAACAAACTGTATTGCATCATGACACTGACGATAGAGGACTTTTCGGCAAATGATTTTATCACATTCGGTCTAATGGAAGAGATCCCATAATAACGAACGAGTCCTTCCTGTTTTAGATCTTCAAAAGCTTCAATAACATCATCAATAGGGTCATCGATCGTTCCGCCGTGCAGTTGATAAAGATCTAAATAATCCACACTTAAGCGCTGAAGTGAGCGTTTTAACGCCTCCTTTAAATAGTTTTTATCAGGATTCCAACGCCAGCCGTCAATGCCTTCTCCCCATTCATTTCCCCCTTTAGACGCTAAAATAACGTTGTGGCGTTTTCCTTTTAACGCTTTACCGACAGATTCTTCATTAAATCCTAATTGATATAAATCAGCAGTGTCAAAAAAATTAATTCCTCTATCGATCGCTTCATCAATTAATGATTGATTAGCCAAATGATCGTCTGACAATGACATACAGCCAAAACCGAGTTCTGATACATATAAATCAGATGTACCAACTTGCTTTTTATTCACGTGAACACCTCCACTATTCTTTACCCTTTATAATAAATAATTATACTGTCTGTTTTAACAGATTTAAATTAAATGAGTTCGATGCTTCTTTTATCCCACTCTTAAGAGGTAGTAAAACCCCCACCTCAAAACTTAAGAAGATCGAAACGTTTAGGTGGGGGATAAACTGCCCCTAAAGGTCCGATAAGTTAAACTAACAATCAGTGGACGATGAAGGAAAACTTCCACTGATTGAAGTTTAGCTTTATGCTAAACTGGAAAAATAAGATGAACGATGAGGAGTTGGAGACATGACCAAGCATTTAGAGGAAAAAACGATTAAAAAAGAACAAATATTTAAAGGTAAGATTGTTGAACTAGAGATCCAAGACGTTTTATTGCCAAACGGTAAAGAAAGCAAAAGGGAAGTCATTCATCATCCAGGGGCAGTAGCGATAATTGCTTTTACAGAAGACGAAAAATTAATTTTAGTTAAACAGTTTAGAAAAGCCTTAGATAAGGTTATTGCAGAAATCCCCGCAGGAAAATTAGAGAAAGGAGAAGATCCTCTTGAATGTGCGAAACGTGAATTAGAAGAGGAAACAGGTATCGTAGCAAATTCGTGGACAAAACTTCATTCTTTTTATACGAGTCCAGGTTTTGCTGATGAACTGATCTATGTTTATTTAGCAAAAGATCTTAAGCAAGGAAAATTTAATTTGGACGAAGACGAATTTGTCGAAAAGATAGAAGTTTCAAAGAAAG
The genomic region above belongs to Bacillus sp. A301a_S52 and contains:
- a CDS encoding HAD family phosphatase; this translates as MKFIATDMDGTLLDNSRKVSEESVRAIKEAQKAGITVVVATGRDYTEAITPLKEAGLRLPLICVNGADIREEDGNVIQQQSLSKDQFNVINRILQEENIYFEITTSKGTYTNNEKRGLELVVDLLKTTGEFSSDEEAMTLAEKRFEQGAVFRTDDYHEILRGEGTLLLKVLAFSTDREKRERAEAKLAQELNISVSASARDNLEITHQYATKGKGIEIMTKRFSLDVSEAMVVGDNFNDVSMMQIAGYAVAMGNAEKEIKQLCDFTTATNGEDGVAKAIRSVITHQLQD
- a CDS encoding NCS2 family permease translates to MPTNTVHYPIFKREDIDAFFALFQNNLANFVIITVTMLGLGFPAHLVFGHVIPGAAVAVIFGNIYYAYMAKRLAKKENRSDVTALSYGISTPVMFIFLFGVLVPAYSLTGDYELAWKISVAAAFLSGLIEVLASFTGRWIQKNLPRAAMLGALAGVALSFIAGEMLFTSLEMPVIGLVVLAIILLGIVGKVSLPFRIPASLFAMIIGTALAFGFGYSETAAIQEGLSHLGFYPFLPSFAVVEGFQYLFGAMIALLAVILPITIYNAVETMNNVEAMKAEGDIYDVKECQAVDGVGTMVGSMFGGLFPTTVYIATVGSKKMGAGRGYSLLNAFVLGLGALFGVIAALSAILPVAVVAPILVFVGISMVSSAFSTNKEKYYPAVAIAMLPYFANYLMTRFENRAPDALADISAGIVPLGQGAMFTGIILGAMTVFIIDHDYLKAALFAFVGALLSFVGLMHAPEMAFGAAIDFSTGYSLIGIFFITYFLKDIVQARYRRTNSDKKVA
- a CDS encoding xanthine phosphoribosyltransferase codes for the protein MKRLYETILAEGTVINDNVLKVDSFLNHGINPHLMKEIGEEFADRFKDENITKILTLESSGIAPALMTSLVIGCELVFARKRQSLTMVDNLISATVESYTKKQKNTISVSGDLIRPNDNLLIIDDFLANGQAAKGLIDIAQQAGTSVVGIGIVIEKSFQPGRSELEKQGIRVESLARIASLANKQVQFVEKTCL
- a CDS encoding PTS glucose transporter subunit IIA encodes the protein MFKKLFGLDKKTKYKAELPKADGKDTLLSPVNGELVPLSEVPDPTFSKQMMGDGIAVMPSDGRIVAPVHGEVIQVFPTKHAIGLKTVNGIEILIHIGIETVSLQGEGFKAFVKEGSTVAPGDKLIEFDIDSVKEKAESLLTPVIITNGEDVETIEKYEIQAVKAGETAIMMLTSK
- a CDS encoding TIGR03943 family protein — its product is MKQPYDHSFHAFIQGIILVGFAMLMLHLILTGNIVYYIAPTMMPFIYFALVVFFLLGIIQVFRSTTKTDHDHHECACEHDHHIKGPSWVKTIIYSIFILPIVLGFALPDRSLDSSVAANRGIQFGGGGSPSSATDNDNSVDKTAQGNNGSTSRAEAFLEDPEGYMENLTAQSDEEEHYQFEDIYDEGWFDDYYAELYEELMNNTVIEVTEDNYLDVMTVLDLYLDDFIGKEMEIVGFAYRETDFHSNQIVAARFAMTCCTADASVYGTMIESEESSRFEEDTWIYARGTIKKDHYNDQPIPVLVDAHIQEVEEPDSPYVYPSF
- a CDS encoding permease → MKPSQGKIIGKDLLGLGLLLLFLILFLFSDRVSTSDYAEALPSAWINVNTIFLSIVLEAIPFILLGVFASALIQLYVSEKTIKRFLPKNAWGALVPAAMLGAILPLCECAIVPVVRRLIKKGMPLHVGIVFLVAAPILNPVVFASTYYAFRTNQTILYTRMGLAFVLSIIIGAILYSIFKSRPNQLRSQINVSLANHHVHIDGGEDLKQVKKASVLTQLRNTMYHAVDEFFMMGKYLILGAFIAALFQTFLDRSLLETIGSNEYSSTFVMMVFAYLLSLCSEADAFVASSFGSSFTDASLVAFLVYGPMLDLKNTFMLFAFFKVRFVLIFMVTVTFCVFSAVILLSGWIL
- a CDS encoding undecaprenyl-diphosphatase, with product MSLIEAIIFGIVQGISEFLPISSTAHIVITQLLLGYTFPGLSFEIFLHLASVLAVILYFWKDLWEVVRGFFAFLFHRSTQDKPLFFFGIYLLVATFITGVLGMLLSDVISDAMKTPAMIASALTVTGLALIFIERFHKTGLKDESSMTMIDAIIVGLGQTLAVIPGISRSGSTLVVSLLAGLNRETAVRYSFLLSIPVILGSTVMALDEFTAEMVTYIGPLNLFVAFVVTFFFSILGIIWLIEFLKRSKLIYFALYCFALAIFVYLYIDPSTVVDI
- a CDS encoding TlpA family protein disulfide reductase — protein: MRGRRILSIMIFVAAIVIGGYVIYEEIKDNNSDKNEQFLNDYLESGGIEREGVEDLEDDQTAMQPGTPAKDFTLTKLNSKETITLSDLRGNYVILNMWASWCPPCRDEMPDFIKFYEEYQDENVVIVAVNMTTEERSVDNVQQFVNDFNIPFYILLDEEGEVKESYDIHYLPTTLIIDPDGKVAVRRPGHLNYDMLVDYYEEVKQSDETTGR
- a CDS encoding aldo/keto reductase — translated: MNKKQVGTSDLYVSELGFGCMSLSDDHLANQSLIDEAIDRGINFFDTADLYQLGFNEESVGKALKGKRHNVILASKGGNEWGEGIDGWRWNPDKNYLKEALKRSLQRLSVDYLDLYQLHGGTIDDPIDDVIEAFEDLKQEGLVRYYGISSIRPNVIKSFAEKSSIVSVMMQYSLLDRRPEEWFSLFEKYNISIIARGPVAKGLLTDKFEKKLSTDGYLDYTETELLQLLPKLKALAEEAGISMQQLALRYVMDQSPVASAIAGASKPEQLIENVKSSHASPIPLDIKQQLHALVKKSTYNNHRI
- a CDS encoding NUDIX hydrolase translates to MTKHLEEKTIKKEQIFKGKIVELEIQDVLLPNGKESKREVIHHPGAVAIIAFTEDEKLILVKQFRKALDKVIAEIPAGKLEKGEDPLECAKRELEEETGIVANSWTKLHSFYTSPGFADELIYVYLAKDLKQGKFNLDEDEFVEKIEVSKKEAEELVENELIHDAKTLYAVQYWQLMKVGTEKDNA